A DNA window from Ovis aries strain OAR_USU_Benz2616 breed Rambouillet chromosome 7, ARS-UI_Ramb_v3.0, whole genome shotgun sequence contains the following coding sequences:
- the KNSTRN gene encoding small kinetochore-associated protein, with amino-acid sequence MDSDLPYSMAAAEGVAHASDCRTTWPPTESAPHPLPPGRRKFPFETLAADAVRGTAVTAEHLLNQSDEACGQEQQAPGPQPCRLVTMTSVIKTVYTLQPTCVLSSGLPADAQTRATFKSQLPVKSKEVDVSRPHSGASETDVTKIIKPRRENGQLKATDTSRRNLRKSYKPLSKQKSEEELKDKNQLLEAVNKQLHQKLIETQGELKDLTQKVELLEKFQDNCLAILESKGLNPGNETLASQQDSTADHMDSMLLLQTLQDELKLFNETAKKQMEELQALKVKLKMKEEERAQFLEQQTLCSSQVNDFTTALEEMEQLLEI; translated from the exons ATGGACTCAGATCTTCCGTACAGCATGGCAGCCGCCGAAGGCGTCGCCCACGCCAGTGACTGCCGTACAACATGGCCTCCTACAGAGAGCGCCCCACACCCCCTTCCGCCCGGTCGCCGGAAGTTTCCCTTTGAAACCCTGGCGGCAGACGCGGTCCGTGGTACGGCAGTTACTGCGGAGCATCTTTTGAACCAGAGCGACGAGGCGTGTGGGCAGGAGCAGCAGGCACCTGG GCCCCAGCCGTGCCGCCTCGTTACGATGACCAGCGTGATTAAGACAGTGTACACCCTGCAGCCCACCTGTGTGCTGAGCAGCGGCCTGCCGGCAG ATGCACAAACTCGAGCCACTTTTAAGAGCCAGTTACCTGTTAAGTCCAAAGAAGTTGATGTTTCCAGACCTCATTCAGGAGCTTCAGAGACTGATGTTACAAAAATCATCAAACCGAGACGAGAGAATGG GCAGCTGAAGGCTACAGACACCTCCAGGAGGAACCTCAGGAAGAG CTACAAACCATTGAGTAAACAGAAATCAGAAGAAGAGCTCAAGGATAAGAACCAGCTCTTAGAGGCTGTCAACAAGCAGTTGCACCAGAAATTGATTGAAACTCAG GGAGAGCTGAAGGACCTGACTCAAAAAGTAGAGCTGCTGGAGAAGTTTCAGGACAACTGTTTGGCAATTTTAGAAAGCAAAGGCCTCAACCCAG GCAATGAGACCCTGGCATCACAGCAAGACTCCACTGCAGATCACATGGACTCCATG CTGCTGTTACAAACTTTGCAAGATGAACTGAAGCTTTTTAACGAAACAGCCAAAAAGCAGATGGAGGAGTTACAG GCCTTAAAGGTAAAgttgaagatgaaagaagaagagagagccCAGTTCCTTGAACAACAGACCTTATGTAGCAGTCAAGTAAATGATTTCACAACAGCCCTTGAGGAAATGGAGCAGCTATTAGAAATATGA
- the IVD gene encoding isovaleryl-CoA dehydrogenase, mitochondrial: MATAAWLLGWRVASWRIRPPLQSLAGLITQRTNSLLPVDDAINGLNEEQKQLRQTVAKFLQEHLAPQAQEIDQSNEFKNLREFWKQLGNLGVLGITAPVQYGGSGLGFLEHVLVMEEISRVSGAVGLSYGAHSNLCINQIVRNGNETQKEKYLPKLISGEYIGALAMSEPNAGSDVVSMKLKAEKKGDHYVLNGNKFWITNGPDADVLVVYAKTDVTVVPASRGITAFIVEKGMPGFSTSKKLDKLGMRGSNTCELVFEDCEVPAANILGHLGKGVYVLMSGLDLERLVLAGGPLGIMQAVLDHTIPYLHVREAFGQKIGHFQLMQGKMADMYTRLMACRQYVYNVAKACDEGHCTAKDCAGVILYSAECATQVALDGIQCLGGNGYINDFPMGRFLRDAKLYEIGAGTSEVRRLVIGRAFNADFR, from the exons ATGGCGACTGCAGCTTGGTTACTGGGTTGGCGTGTGGCGAGCTGGAGGATACGACCGCCGCTGCAGTCGCTTGCTGGACTGATTACCCAGCGGACCAACTCGCTGTTGCCCGTAGACGACGCAATCAATGGGCTGAACGAGGAGCAGAAGCAG CTTCGTCAGACCGTGGCTAAGTTCCTTCAGGAGCATCTAGCCCCCCAGGCCCAGGAGATTGACCAAAGTAATGAGTTCAAGAACCTGCGA GAGTTTTGGAAGCAGCTGGGGAACCTGGGAGTCTTGGGCATCACAGCTCCTG ttcagTATGGTGGTTCTGGCCTGGGCTTCCTGGAACACGTGCTGGTGATGGAGGAGATATCCCGAGTGTCTGGAGCAGTGGGGCTCAGTTATGGAGCCCACTCCAACCTCTGTATCAACCAAATTGTGCGGAATGGAAACGAGACCCAGAAGGAGAAGTACCTCCCCAAG CTGATAAGTGGTGAATACATTGGAGCCCTGGCCATGAGTGAGCCCAATGCTGGCTCTGATGTTGTCTCCATGAAgctgaaagcagaaaagaaag GAGATCACTATGTCCTGAATGGCAACAAGTTCTGGATCACCAACGGTCCTGATGCAGATGTCCTAGTTGTCTATGCCAAGACTGATGTGACTGTTGTGCCAGCTTCTCGGGGCATCACAGCCTTCATTGTGGAGAAG GggatgccaggcttcagcacctCCAAGAAGCTGGACAAGCTAGGGATGAGGGGCTCCAACACCTGTGAGCTGGTCTTCGAAGACTGCGAGGTTCCTG CTGCCAACATCCTGGGCCACCTAGGTAAGGGCGTCTATGTGCTGATGAGTGGGCTGGACCTGGAGCGGCTGGTGCTGGCCGGTGGGCCCCTTGG GATCATGCAGGCTGTCCTTGACCACACTATTCCCTACCTGCACGTGAGGGAGGCCTTTGGCCAGAAGATAGGCCACTTCCAG CTGATGCAGGGGAAGATGGCAGATATGTACACCCGTCTCATGGCCTGCCGTCAGTACGTCTACAATGTTGCCAAGGCCTGTGATGAGGGCCACTGCACTGCCAAG GACTGTGCAGGGGTGATTCTTTACTCGGCCGAGTGTGCCACACAGGTAGCCCTGGACGGCATCCAGTGTTTGG GTGGCAATGGCTACATCAATGACTTTCCCATGGGCCGCTTTCTGAGAGATGCCAAGCTATATGAAATCGGGGCTGGGACCAGTGAAGTGAGGCGGCTCGTCATTGGCAGAGCTTTCAATGCAGACTTCCGCTAA